One region of Oryza sativa Japonica Group chromosome 5, ASM3414082v1 genomic DNA includes:
- the LOC107278605 gene encoding 3-hydroxyacyl-[acyl-carrier-protein] dehydratase, mitochondrial, protein MRAFARNLAAIIPLARCNATATTAAAPSSLVLKVGDTLRERRRFTDGEVEAYAAVSGDRNPVHLDDAFARQVGGFGRGRVVHGMLVASLFPALIAAHFPGAVYARQSLKFAAPVYVGDKVLVQVQALHIRASTKHIVKFGTKCFTSDSDDLLAVDGEAMAVLPSLYLRQQLNQVPPIVD, encoded by the exons ATGCGAGCGTTCGCGCGAAATCTGGCGGCCATCATCCCTCTCGCGCGCTGCaatgcgacggcgacgaccgcggcggcgccgtcctccCTCGTCCTCAAGGTCGGCGACACGctgcgcgagcggcggcgcttcACGGATGGGGAGGTGGAAGCGTACGCCGCGGTGAGCGGCGACCGCAACCCGGTGCACCTCGACGACGCCTTCGCCCGCCAGGTGGGAGGGTtcggccgcggccgcgtcgtGCACGGCATGCTTGTCGCCTCACTCTTCCCCGCCCTCATCGCCGCCCACTTC CCTGGAGCCGTGTATGCGAGGCAGTCGCTCAAGTTTGCGGCACCGGTGTATGTCGGCGACAAGGTTCTTGTGCAGGTTCAGGCGCTGCACATCAGGGCCTCCACAAAACACAT TGTCAAATTCGGAACCAAGTGCTTCACGAGTGACAGTGATGACCTCCTAGCTGTCGATGGTGAAGCTATGGCTGTGCTCCCCTCGCTTTACCTCAGACAACAACTGAACCAAGTGCCTCCCATCGTTGATTAA
- the LOC4338005 gene encoding 30S ribosomal protein S31, chloroplastic isoform 1 (isoform 1 is encoded by transcript variant 1): MALLAVHAMAASPATFPSSHHHAAVSSYCALPAAAAFSRSRSRVAAAAAATLSAPLTPVLEVYCGRGDKKTKRGKRFNHSYGNARPRNKKKGTGPARLFAPPAPPRKDQFDDGEVTPIDIDDDILE; encoded by the exons ATGGCGCTCCTCGCCGTCCACGCCATGGCCGCGTCCCCGGccaccttcccctcctcccaccaccacgccgccgtctcctcctactgcgcgctccccgccgccgccgcattctcccgctcccgctctcgcgtcgccgccgccgccgccgccaccctctcgGCCCCGCTCACTCCAGTTCTTGAAG TTTACTGCGGGAGAGGGGACAAGAAGACCAAGAGGGGAAAAAGGTTCAACCACTCGTACGGAAAT GCGAGGCCGCGCAACAAGAAGAAGGGAACTGGCCCTGCACGGCTGTTCGCGCCGCCTGCGCCTCCGAGGAAGGACCAgttcgacgacggcgaggtcaCCCCGATCGACATCGACGATGACATCCTGGAATAG
- the LOC4338005 gene encoding 30S ribosomal protein S31, chloroplastic — protein MALLAVHAMAASPATFPSSHHHAAVSSYCALPAAAAFSRSRSRVAAAAAATLSAPLTPVLEVYCGRGDKKTKRGKRFNHSYGNTCHLLTAVCSSQARPRNKKKGTGPARLFAPPAPPRKDQFDDGEVTPIDIDDDILE, from the exons ATGGCGCTCCTCGCCGTCCACGCCATGGCCGCGTCCCCGGccaccttcccctcctcccaccaccacgccgccgtctcctcctactgcgcgctccccgccgccgccgcattctcccgctcccgctctcgcgtcgccgccgccgccgccgccaccctctcgGCCCCGCTCACTCCAGTTCTTGAAG TTTACTGCGGGAGAGGGGACAAGAAGACCAAGAGGGGAAAAAGGTTCAACCACTCGTACGGAAAT ACTTGCCATCTGCTGACTGCTGTTTGCTCATCTCAGGCGAGGCCGCGCAACAAGAAGAAGGGAACTGGCCCTGCACGGCTGTTCGCGCCGCCTGCGCCTCCGAGGAAGGACCAgttcgacgacggcgaggtcaCCCCGATCGACATCGACGATGACATCCTGGAATAG
- the LOC4338004 gene encoding protein CHUP1, chloroplastic, which translates to MPKVAGDGGGGGRRSEDLRVVFLRVGAAVALSVAGLLLSRRRPRQQLRLPPPPPRSDSDGMKGGGGLKDELRILKNEDTKAKIINGNSVHTTTTTTTMTTTALVPLPPKCRTLDDDEEFLLPEFNEIVLKEFGRDMGNIATSPAPRVSEEDATKTPEIFELREMVRSLQEREKTLELQLLESYGLQEQDVAVRELENQLKINTVESKLYTLKIESLQSENERLQAQLTESSKLASELEAARMKCKLLKKKLRQDAEQAKERIASLQEMADSWQCKEIITEGKFSAEVEEKLSKLEELENEARELRVVNSRLQQENAHLARRLELTRLPPVPKPINNMEVKALQEADHLRQENDKLAKEVEQLKTDRFSDVEELVYLKWINACLRYELRNQDAPSGKNVARDLSKTLSPQSEEKAKQLIMEYANAGPDEKNFDHIEFCSEYSSSRASSLGEPDDASIDVSLMNKHKNPKKKKFFSKLRKLVLGKEKENKTIPTLERRISISSCSFDEFNGRESIDSYSSFMTEPGNSGNQQHDNHGSRWHSMDSQSARHLSKEIADARNLHLGVKSVSFGEGRVSNFGHSSHLGNGEATVPEDAKKIHKFAEALKTSRPGSRSSRKDH; encoded by the exons ATGCCCAAGGTggccggagatggcggcggcggtggccggaggagCGAGGACTTGCGCGTTGTTTTCCTCagggtcggcgccgccgtcgcgctctccGTCGCCGGGCTGCTcctctcgcggcggcggccacggcagCAACTCCGgttacctcctcctcctcctcgctcag ATTCGGATGGAATGAAGGGTGGTGGAGGGCTCAAGGATGAGCTGAGGATCCTCAAGAAT GAGGATACCAAGGCCAAAATCATCAATGGAAACTCTGTCCACACTACCACTACCACTACAACGATGACCACCACCGCGTTAGTACCACTGCCCCCAAAATGTAGAActcttgatgatgatgaagaattCCTCCTCCCAGAATTCAACGAAATAGTTCTCAAAGAATTCGGCCGAGACATGGGCAACATTGCAACCTCACCTGCACCAAGGGTAAGCGAAGAAGATGCAACGAAGACCCCGGAAATTTTTGAGCTTAGAGAAATGGTCAGATCACTTCAAGAAAGGGAGAAGACCCTGGAGCTACAGCTTCTAGAGAGCTATGGTTTGCAGGAGCAAGATGTCGCGGTGCGGGAGCTCGAGAATCAGCTGAAGATCAACACCGTCGAATCGAAGCTATACACGCTGAAGATCGAATCCTTGCAGTCTGAAAATGAGAGGCTGCAGGCTCAGTTAACTGAAagctcaaagctggcttcagaGCTTGAGGCAGCTAGAATGAAATGCAAGCTGTTGAAGAAGAAGCTGAGACAGGATGCAGAACAAGCAAAGGAGAGAATTGCCTCACTTCAGGAAATGGCCGATTCTTGGCAGTGTAAGGAGATTATTACTGAGGGGAAATTCAGTGCTGAGGTTGAGGAAAAATTGAGTAAGCTAGAGGAGTTGGAAAATGAGGCAAGAGAGCTTAGGGTTGTCAATTCAAGGCTGCAGCAGGAGAATGCACATCTTGCCAGGCGATTGGAGCTCACACGCCTGCCCCCTGTACCCAAGCCCATCAATAACATGGAG GTAAAAGCATTGCAGGAAGCTGATCATTTGAGGCAAGAAAATGACAAGCTGGCAAAAGAGGTTGAACAGCTCAAGACTGACAGGTTTTCAGATGTTGAGGAATTGGTATATCTGAAATGGATCAACGCTTGCCTGCGTTACGAGCTCAGGAACCAGGATGCTCCATCAGGGAAAAATGTTGCAAGGGATCTTAGCAAGACACTAAGCCCCCAATCTGAAGAGAAGGCCAAGCAACTGATAATGGAGTACGCAAATGCTGGTCCGGATGAGAAAAACTTTGATCATATAGAGTTCTGTTCAGAGTACTCTTCCTCAAGAGCATCATCATTAGGCGAACCCGACGACGCGTCGATCGATGTCTCACTGATGAACAAGCACAAGAACCCTAAGAAGAAAAAGTTCTTTTCGAAGCTTCGGAAATTGGTActgggaaaagaaaaggagaacaAAACCATTCCTACTCTGGAGAGGAGGATATCGATTTCGAGCTGTTCATTTGACGAGTTCAATGGAAGAGAGTCAATTGATAGCTATTCTTCATTCATGACAGAACCTGGTAATTCTGGCAATCAACAGCATGATAATCACGGCTCCCGTTGGCATTCTATGGACAGCCAAAGTGCTCGACATCTCAGCAAGGAAATCGCAGATGCAAGAAACCTCCATCTTGGGGTCAAGAGTGTGTCTTTTGGGGAGGGGAGAGTGAGTAATTTTGGGCATAGTTCTCACCTTGGCAATGGTGAAGCCACGGTTCCTGAAGATGCCAAGAAGATTCACAAATTTGCAGAGGCACTGAAGACATCTAGACCAGGTTCTAGGTCATCAAGGAAGGACCACTGA
- the LOC4338003 gene encoding pseudouridine kinase produces MAGATTTSSPLRRMESVCRHLLPASPPILYQNPLGAIRLESSPVIIGGMVLDIHAKPSMQPHPGTTVPGMVKYVSGGVARNIAECICKLETRPFMISVVGNDMAGDFLLKYWRSAGLCTDGILQIDDVTTPIVSNVFDGSGELIAGVASVGAVEKFLSPSWICQFRLHISTAPLLMLDANLSPDSLEAACKIAHESGVPVFFEPVSLAKGSRIAPIAKYITYTSPNEIELVAMANSLSPPEKYTFVKMEQSKNKAKAVEYLFEMLSPAMFFLLEKGIKFLLVTLGSNGVFVCCKESTSLMDQRKSEMMSFSTPLLQKLERCFPSNMLVDLPREGSSRTCVFHFPAVSASVVSLTGAGDCFVGGVISALCGGLGMMQSVAVGIAIAKSSVESEANIPDKFSAATIADDARRTLLSAKMMWCK; encoded by the exons ATGGCTggggccaccaccacctcctctccccTGCGGAGGATGGAGTCTGtctgccgccacctcctcccagCATCACCGCCTATCCTTTACCAG AATCCGTTAGGTGCCATCAGGCTGGAGTCATCTCCAGTGATTATTGGGGGGATGGTGCTGGACATCCATGCCAAGCCATCCATGCAGCCGCATCCTGGAACGACTGTGCCTGGGATG GTTAAGTACGTCAGTGGGGGAGTAGCAAGAAATATTGCCGAGTGCATTTGTAAGCTTGAGACTCGACCATTCATGATTAGTGTTGTTGGAAATGATATGGCAG GGGATTTCCTTTTGAAATACTGGAGGTCGGCTGGACTATGTACAGATG GAATACTGCAGATTGATGACGTAACAACCCCAATAGTATCAAATGTGTTTGATGGGAGCGGTGAATTAATTGCTGGCGTTGCAAGTGTTGGGGCAGTT GAAAAATTTCTCTCTCCTAGCTGGATATGTCAGTTCCGTCTTCATATCTCCACTGCACCTCTACTAATGCTTGATGCAAATTTATCTCCTGATTCACTTGAAGCCGCCTGCAAAA tAGCACATGAATCAGGAGTGCCTGTGTTTTTTGAGCCTGTCTCACTTGCGAAGGGTTCAAGGATTGCACCAATTGCAAAATAT ATTACTTACACTTCCCCAAATGAGATTGAGCTTGTGGCAATGGCAAATTCATTATCTCCTCCTGAGAAATATACTTTTGTCAAAATGGAGCAGTCCAAGAACAAAGCCAAAGCTGTAGAGTATTTGTTTGAAATGCTCAGCCCAGCAATGTTTTTCCTCCTCGAAAAGGGCATAAAGTTTCTTCTGGTGACGCTTGGCTCAAATGGTGTTTTTGTTTGTTGCAAAGAGAGCACAAGTTTGATGGACCAGCGAAAGTCTGAAATGATGTCTTTCTCAACTCCACTACTTCAAAAATTGGAGCGATGTTTTCCATCTAACATGCTTGTAGATTTGCCTAGAGAAGGCTCTTCCAGAACATGTGTTTTTCATTTTCCTGCAGTATCTGCCTCAGTGGTTAGCCTCACAGGTGCTGGTGATTGTTTTGTTGGTGGAGTCATTTCAGCTCTATGTGGAGGTTTGGGTATGATGCAATCTGTTGCGGTTGGGATTGCTATAGCAAAATCATCAGTGGAATCTGAAGCTAATATACCTGATAAGTTTTCTGCTGCAACTATCGCAG ATGATGCAAGAAGAACATTGCTATCAGCtaaaatgatgtggtgcaaaTAA
- the LOC4338006 gene encoding pseudo histidine-containing phosphotransfer protein 2 → MEYSNLRRQIIFMKKNLFDQGYLDEQFNQLEELQDESSPNFVEEVAALFFKDSSRLLTNIEQAIDKYPQDFYRLDSLVQQLKGSGSSIGALRMKNECSVFKVNCNDRNLEGCRRSLQKMKREHATLKQKLESYFQLLRQVGPRDYAVSSRK, encoded by the exons ATGGAGTATTCAAATTTGCGTCGCCAAATCATCTTTATGAAGAAAAATCTTTTCGATCAG GGTTACCTTGATGAACAGTTTAATCAGCTGGAAGAACTGCAGGATGAATCAAGCCCCAATTTTGTTGAGGAAGTTGCGGCTCTGTTCTTCAAAGATTCATCAAGACTGTTGACAAATATAGAACAAGCAAT TGATAAATACCCTCAGGATTTCTACAGATTAGATTCTCTTGTGCAACAACTCAAAGGCAGCGGATCCAG CATTGGTGCACTGAGGATGAAGAATGAGTGCTCTGTGTTCAAAGTAAACTGCAATGACAGGAATCTGGAAGG ATGCCGCAGGTCTCTTCAGAAGATGAAGAGGGAGCATGCCACTCTGAAGCAGAAGCTGGAATCATATTTTCAG TTACTGAGGCAAGTTGGTCCCCGTGATTATGCAGTGAGCTCAAGGAAGTAA